The following is a genomic window from Candidatus Leptovillus gracilis.
GGAAGATGGCTTCGTAAGGACATTCTGGCACGCACGCGCCGCAGTCTATGCAAGTGTCTGGATCGATGTACAGCCAGGGCCATTCCTCTTCCGGTTTACCCAAAACCATGCATTCGACCGGGCACACCTCCACACAGGCTGTGTCGCGCAAGCACAATCTGGTAACGATGTGGGTCATAAGATTTCTCCTTTTAGCAAGTTAACGATACCGGCGTCAATGGGTGCGCCGATTCTCTCTAATTATACACATTTACGATTTTGCCGCAGCATAATTGGCGGCGACAACTTGCCAATTTACCACGTTCCACCAGGCGGTGACATAATCGGGACGCCGATTTTGGTAGTGGAGGTAATAAGCGTGTTCCCAGACATCCAGGCCCAGGATGGGGGTATTGCCATCCATCAGCGGCGTATCCTGGTTGGGTGTGGAGGAGATAGCCAGGTTGCCTGAACCATTCACATATAACCAGGCCCAGCCAGAGCCGAAACGGGTAGCGGCGGCTTTGGCGAAAGCGGCCTTAAATTCATCGAAACTGCCAAAGGTGTCATTGATAGCGGCGGCTAATTCACCGTCTGGTTCGCCGCCACCATCGGGCGACATGATTTCCCAGAAGAGGTTGTGGTTGGCAAAGCCGCCGCCGTTGTTGCGCACGGCCGTGCGAATGCTTTCCGGCACACTGTCTAAATCGGCCAGAAGCGCTTCAATGCTTTTGTCGGCCAGGTCGGCGTGTCCTTCCAGGGCGGCGTTTAAGTTGTTGGTATAAGCGGCGTGGTGTTTGCCGTGGTGAATTTGCATGGTGCGGGAATCAATATGGGGTTCTAAGGCGTCGTGGGCATAAACAAGGGCGGGTAATTCAAAAGCCATGAGTTTCTCCTTTGTGTTTTTAACAATTGGGTAAACTTGTGATGATGACGGTACTTAACCGTGT
Proteins encoded in this region:
- a CDS encoding ferredoxin family protein — its product is MTHIVTRLCLRDTACVEVCPVECMVLGKPEEEWPWLYIDPDTCIDCGACVPECPYEAIF
- a CDS encoding superoxide dismutase, with the translated sequence MAFELPALVYAHDALEPHIDSRTMQIHHGKHHAAYTNNLNAALEGHADLADKSIEALLADLDSVPESIRTAVRNNGGGFANHNLFWEIMSPDGGGEPDGELAAAINDTFGSFDEFKAAFAKAAATRFGSGWAWLYVNGSGNLAISSTPNQDTPLMDGNTPILGLDVWEHAYYLHYQNRRPDYVTAWWNVVNWQVVAANYAAAKS